The genomic window TTGTTTTTAGGCTCAGGAGTGTCTGCTACAGCTGTAAATGACGAAGGGAAATCTCCAGAAACATGGGGAGAGTTTCTGAAGAACATAAAAAATTTGATTAATAATGCAAGACCAGAAGATTTGGAGTTTATTAATAAAATGATAGATCAAGAAAATTACCTGCTAGCATTACAAGCAATTTATGATTTATGTGATTCAGGAGCATTTAGTAAATATTTAAAGGATAAATTCTCAAGAGGGAAATTTAAACCATCTTCTGTACATAAAGCAATTAAGGAGATAGATAGCAAAATTGTGATTACAACAAATTTTGATAAAATTTATGATAATCTTTGTAAAGAATCACATTATGTAATATATGATTATCAAAAAACAAAATCAATCATTGCAAATATAAAATCTCCGGAAAATGTGATTATTAAAGCGCACGGGTCAATTGATGATACAGATGAAATAATATTTACATCCAAACAATACTATCAAGCTCAAGAAAAATATCCAGATTTTTATTCTTTACTAAAGGCACTTTTCCAAACTCACACTGTATTATTTCTTGGATATAGTTTAAATGATCCAGATATTAATCTAGTGTTGCAATCAATACGAAATACGTCAAGTAGTGCAGCTCCTCATTACATTGTTATAAAAGAGGGAATATCAAAACATATAGTTAAACATTGGGAGGATACATATAATGTTAGGTGTCTAGAATATGGACCGAGCTACGATAATTTCCAAGAGAACATTGAAGAACTTAAAAACTTAGTTTTAGGTTTGAGAGAAGAACGTAATATACCATAGATGCAAGGTTTAGAAAAAAAGAGACCGTCCCAAAAGTGTTCGCATAGCAACCGCTTCTGAGGCTTTTTTATGAGATCAGGGCCTTAGCGTACGATTTTTTAAAATGCAACTGATCAGCTTACTATTTTAAAGGTACGGTCTCTGCAAAAGCGCATCGTTGGGATCCTTACGAATGGGAATGACCGGAGCAATCCGGTCTTCTTATTTTTGTCTAACAATTCCTCTCCCTGCTTATCTCCTTCTTTCCCCAGTTTCCACTTGACTTCTTTCACAAAATATAAGAACATATATTCGTAAACCAAACATGTGTTCTTATAAAGGAGGTCTTTGCGTCGATGCTGCTCGATATTTCTTGTCTGCCAAAAAATAAAATTTTATGTATCGATATGAAGAGTTTCTACGCTAGCTGCGAATGCGTCGATCATGGACTGAATCCTCTAGAAGATTATGTCGTCGTTGTCTCTGATAAAAATCGAAGTGGGAGTGTAGTTCTAGCTGCGTCTCCGAAAATGAAACAGGATTACGGAATCAGGACAGGGAGCCGTCTATATGAAGTGCCTTGCCGTCGCCATATCCATATTTTTAACGCCCGCATGAAGCGATATTTAGAAATCAGTGTGCAAATCACACAACTGTTTTCTACCTTTGTCCCTTTTGAAGCGATTCTCACATACAGCGTTGATGAGAGCTGGCTAACCCTAGACGGTACGGAAAAACTACATGGATCTTCCGTGGAAGCAGCCCAAAAAATACGAAGCGCGATCTGGAATCAATTCGGTCTGCCATCTTGCATTGGCATCGGCCCGAACCGTTTCATCAGCAAAGTCGTACTGGATGTATACGCCAAAAAACAAGGTATTGCGGAATGTACGTATGAAGAAGTGCCGAAAAAGTTGTGGCCGGTTCCGTTACGGGAAATCTGGGGCATTGGCAGCCGGATGGAGAAACATTTGAACAATATGGGAATGTACACGCTTGGAGACGTGGCAAACAGTTCTTTGGATCGCCTGCGAAAGCGATTTGGCGTAATAGGAGAACAGCTTTACTACCATGCTTGGGGCATTGACTTAAGCCCTCCTTTTATCGATGCAAGGACCTTCTCTCAAAAAAGTATCGGCAAAGGGATTACATTACTGCGCGACTACTGGCGGGAAAACGAAATTTTAACAGTTGTGTTGGAACTTTGTGAGGAAGTGGCGAAACGGGCTCGTGAAATAGGGAAAGTAGGGCGCACCGTTTCGTTCAGCGTGCGCTATTCGCACAATGAAGGAGGATTCCATCAGTCCGTCACCCTTGATATCGCCACAAACTTAACAATGGATATCTACCGCGTCTGCAAGCGGATTTTCCATAAGTTTTATGACGGACGAAGCGTGCGCGTCATTCATGTATCCCTTGAAAACTTGATGGATGAGGAAAGTTTGCAGCTGTCCCTTTTTGAAGACAGAACGAAGGAACGCGCCCTTGCCAAAGCGATGGATGCGATCCGCGACAAATTCGGTCCTAACGCGCTATTGCGTGCCGTCAGCTACACACCAGGAAGCATCGCCCGCATCCGTAATGGCTATATAGGAGGGCATCAGGCATGAACCATCGCGATCGAGGAATTATCAAATACTCTCCCTTTTTAATGCCAGAACACCGCAAAATGCTAAAGGAGCTTCGTGAAAAAGAAGAGCGAATCCATCCCTCCCATCACGACGAGCAACAATATGAAGAATGGAATCGGATCATTTTCGAGGCAATGGAGTTTGCTTCTTATCTTTCGATTCAATACATACATAATTATCGATTATGCTGCGTCATTGGCCGTGTTCATTACTACGATCAACCGAACCAAACATTGCGATTCAAAGAAAAAGACAGCGGGAAAATACATTATATCCACGTGTCTTCTATTAAGGACATAAAAACAGCCCCTTTCTCGCCTTGAAAGGGGCTTGCTGTTTTTAATCCTCAAACGACTCGTTCATTAAATCATCCATTTCCTTTCTTATCTTATCAGTTTCTTTTTTGTTCACATGAAAGCTTCTTAGCACATAATTTTTCGGTATGGGGCATTCAGCGAATGATCGAAGGCTACAGCCTTCCAAACAAAAAGCTTACGCCCCATATGTTCCGGCATACGTTTTGTAAGTGGATGCTGGAGGCGACGAACAACGATATCGAGAAAGTGCGGCGGCTCGCCGGCCATAGTCACATCGCCACGACCTCGCGGTATTTAAAGGACAGCTACAGTGATTTAGCCGATGCGGTCGAGGAGTTGCCGAAATTCTAATGAATTTATCCGGAAAGGGGAAACGATCAATGATGGATCAATTGAAAGTCATTGATGGGTATTTTGAAGAAATAGCGAAAAACGGTGTTTCATTTAGGGCGTCTAGCGAATCATAAGCTGACGCCCTAATAGATTTTTCGCTTTTCGGTGAAAGTTTTCAGTGAGTTACGCTAAAGATGAAAGACGTTCTCTAACACGTTTTTTTAATTTTTCTACATCAGCCTTTCGATCAAGTATATGCATCTTTCTATGACAGTTTGGACAAAGAGCGATGGTATTTTCGATGGTATCATCGCCGCCACGTGACAACCATTCAATATGATGGGTCTCTAAATAGGGGTTTCCATCCTTATCATTAAATGGTGCTGGCTGATCACAAAGCTGACAAATGCCATTTGCCCATCTCTTGGCATATTCACTGACATAAGGGTTTCGCTCATATGCAGTTGTACTCGTTGAACGCTTAATAGCTTTTTTATTAGTGTGTTTTGCCCTTGCTTTTAATTCTTCATCTGAGAGCTTTTTAGCTATCTTTTCTCTGTATCGATTTTTGCTTTCAATCCACTCTTGTGGGATTTCGATTGGTTGCGTATTTTCCTTTAATTTTAACGGAAAAATCCAAACTAATCTTAGGTTATTTTCTATATCTAATTGTTGATCTTGGTACGGTTGATCAGCTAGCTCAACTTGTCCCATGAACACATATTCATTTTCTCGGAATACTTCAAAAAGATAGAGGTCTACTCCATTGGTAGTTGATTCTGCCAATGTTTTGTTTTGTTGGAAGTCTAATTTCTGATCTCCTACTCTCCCCATTCCAGTATAATGAAACACATCGCCTTCCCATCGATCTTCGTACAAAGCCTTTGTGTGGTCTGATATCAATACAAGGGAATTCGTTCTTTTCGAACGTCTCATTCCACCTTGAGGTGCACATTGGAAGATGGAAACAATCTCATCATTCCTTAATATTTGCCCTGGAACCAATTCATCGATTGTCATGGCTAATGGTATTCCTCCATTTGTTTTTATTCATCGATTGTATAATAATCTATTAACTTAAATTTCTAAAGAGTAAAAATCAAAATTTTATTCCAGTTGCACTAGAAGGCCGGTGAATTAATGGGGCATAGACTTCCCACATGTCGAATTTTGGAGGCCATTCTCCCCGCTGTTTGGCGCCAAAGGATGGGAAGACGAGCAGGACTTCCTGCTCCCAATTCCGGTTTTGCGCACGCCAAAGAGCCGGTCCCCCCTCGTTTTTTTCGAAACCGGCACAATCGCTTCAGATTTTGCACGACGGCGGTCAACAGCGTCTGCTCTTCCATGGCGTAAAGGCCCCGGCTTCGGGCCCGGTCCAGCCCGTGACATTCCTTCCCTTCGGCGAACACATGCTCACAACGCGTGCGAAGGGCTTGAATGGATCGATAGCCGCCCTGTTGCTGAATGAGCCTCGCTTGATTGCGAATCTGAACGTCTCGGACTTTCGCCTGGCGCTTTGCTTCCTGAGCGGGATCCTTCGCTCGGCGCTTCCAGGTTGGAATCTCCTCCATC from [Flavobacterium] thermophilum includes these protein-coding regions:
- the dinB gene encoding DNA polymerase IV, whose product is MLLDISCLPKNKILCIDMKSFYASCECVDHGLNPLEDYVVVVSDKNRSGSVVLAASPKMKQDYGIRTGSRLYEVPCRRHIHIFNARMKRYLEISVQITQLFSTFVPFEAILTYSVDESWLTLDGTEKLHGSSVEAAQKIRSAIWNQFGLPSCIGIGPNRFISKVVLDVYAKKQGIAECTYEEVPKKLWPVPLREIWGIGSRMEKHLNNMGMYTLGDVANSSLDRLRKRFGVIGEQLYYHAWGIDLSPPFIDARTFSQKSIGKGITLLRDYWRENEILTVVLELCEEVAKRAREIGKVGRTVSFSVRYSHNEGGFHQSVTLDIATNLTMDIYRVCKRIFHKFYDGRSVRVIHVSLENLMDEESLQLSLFEDRTKERALAKAMDAIRDKFGPNALLRAVSYTPGSIARIRNGYIGGHQA
- a CDS encoding YolD-like protein, with the translated sequence MNHRDRGIIKYSPFLMPEHRKMLKELREKEERIHPSHHDEQQYEEWNRIIFEAMEFASYLSIQYIHNYRLCCVIGRVHYYDQPNQTLRFKEKDSGKIHYIHVSSIKDIKTAPFSP
- the xerC_5 gene encoding Tyrosine recombinase XerC, producing MIEGYSLPNKKLTPHMFRHTFCKWMLEATNNDIEKVRRLAGHSHIATTSRYLKDSYSDLADAVEELPKF
- a CDS encoding Predicted restriction endonuclease, translated to MTIDELVPGQILRNDEIVSIFQCAPQGGMRRSKRTNSLVLISDHTKALYEDRWEGDVFHYTGMGRVGDQKLDFQQNKTLAESTTNGVDLYLFEVFRENEYVFMGQVELADQPYQDQQLDIENNLRLVWIFPLKLKENTQPIEIPQEWIESKNRYREKIAKKLSDEELKARAKHTNKKAIKRSTSTTAYERNPYVSEYAKRWANGICQLCDQPAPFNDKDGNPYLETHHIEWLSRGGDDTIENTIALCPNCHRKMHILDRKADVEKLKKRVRERLSSLA